One genomic segment of Centropristis striata isolate RG_2023a ecotype Rhode Island chromosome 11, C.striata_1.0, whole genome shotgun sequence includes these proteins:
- the arhgef18a gene encoding rho guanine nucleotide exchange factor 18a, translated as MTITPKKHSAQPGSTSYNDTSPRSSSVQMDEADGLRLKLTSEDSVSLASSLAEPINLEDSHYALLRAELESDHQNLEAESWSVAVEQNYLKALSKEAVKRQDVIYELIQTEMHHVRTLKILLRVYMHELRQSSLIEQARLERLFRGVEDLLTLHQHFLYCLKVRQNQSQEEGNPNNYQIMQLGDILINQFSGSLGEGMLDCYSIFCGHQKESISFYKEQLQNSKKLQILTRKIGQLPLVRRLGVPECFLLVTQRITKYPVLVERIIQNTEADTDEYKSLVQGLALIKDTISQVNTQVSEYENAARLKEISLRLDPKSQGRLKDGQLLRRDDLLQGDRALLHEGTFTWKTTGRQKDVHAVLLSDVLLLLQEKDQKLVFATVENKPSVISLQRLIVREVAHEDKAMYLICACTTSMPEMYEIHTRSREECMTWATMIREAVNRYPEEEQYRELTARLQQFQDVLKVRDEQIRQCLTEKQQIFAALYETMTEQETPHKGLLLRGDTTDLQQGATLLKGAIDEVETLQNLLFSRIKDPNLLMDESQTQGGLLRRAETIGGADGNAAASDIKNGDGDERLCGSEGSLVYTSHTFNDSQLQESYSADSLEQFADETDLPNFNLTSTHLREAEVCDRVILLAQRLYSLEAIITQQDSQIELQHAFQTKRKQPARHYSSVLLEQEKQRNLEKQKEGLANLHKLQAKHREEQQRWEKERERQRMQIEALEAQLQQREEDCREWEEKLNEERDELSRMKENYQQDLERLRESTKSVDKDKERLNLEKERLMSLQEKIKKYIPGNSNYDDPSHYSSRSSYQSFRGSLLNGVSSLTAKSSILHHKPTSSEIPPKVPPRRESISPLPAKPELPVHLISTTNQVNKPAAVQQQIPTKLAAASKGKEKGHKKKGHHQRTHSAASIDVNQVLPIRVTGKEGGSLRSQRKASPQRIYQPGVFTPPGSAQSVKTSQSFSTHKRSSDEDPPPIPPPFPKDVLEAGKEKVIFL; from the exons ATGACCATCACCCCTAAAAAACACAGCGCTCAGCCTGGTTCCACCTCGTACAACGACACAAGTCCCCG ATCCAGTTCAGTACAGATGGATGAGGCCGATGGCCTGCGATTGAAGCTCACCTCTGAGGACTCGGTGTCGCTGGCTTCCTCGTTGGCAGAGCCCATCAACCTAGAAG ATTCCCACTATGCTCTGCTGCGGGCCGAGCTCGAGTCCGACCACCAGAACCTGGAGGCGGAGTCATGGAGCGTCGCTGTGGAGCAGAACTACCTGAAGGCCCTGAGCAAAGAGGCTGTAAAAAGACAGGATGTCATCTATG AGTTGATCCAGACGGAGATGCACCATGTACGCACCTTAAAAATCCTTCTCCGTGTCTACATGCACGAGCTGCGGCAGTCTTCGCTGATAGAGCAGGCCAGGTTGGAGCGGCTCTTCCGTGGGGTGGAAGACCTGCTCACTCTTCACCAGCACTTCCTCTACTGCCTCAAAGTGCGTCAAAACCAAAGTCAAGAAGAAGGGAACCCAAACAACTACCAGATCATGCAGCTGGGGGATATTCTCATCAATCAG TTTTCAGGTTCACTGGGAGAAGGAATGTTGGATTGTTACAGTATTTTCTGTGGTCATCAAAAGGAATCCATCAGCTTCTACAAAGAGCAGCTGCAGAACAGCAAGAAACTGCAGATCCTTACTAGG aaaATAGGTCAGCTGCCTCTGGTGCGAAGGTTAGGAGTCCCTGAgtgttttctgttggtgacTCAACGCATCACAAAATATCCCGTCCTGGTGGAAAGAATCATACAGAACACTGAAG CTGATACAGACGAGTACAAGTCTCTAGTTCAGGGTTTGGCTCTGATCAAAGACACCATCTCCCAGGTGAACACTCAGGTCAGCGAATATGAGAACGCAGCTCGTCTGAAAGAAATCAGCCTGCGTCTGGATCCAAAATCTCAGGGCCGGCTGAAGGACGGCCAGCTGCTCCGCAGGGACGATCTGCTCCAAGGAGACAGAGCGCTGCTGCACGAAGGCACCTTCACCTGGAAGACCACCGGGAGACAAAAAG ACGTCCATGCTGTGCTGCTGTCAGACGTGCTCCTCCTCTTACAAGAGAAAGATCAGAAGCTTGTGTTCGCTACAGTG GAAAACAAACCATCAGTGATCTCCCTTCAAAGGCTGATTGTCAGGGAAGTGGCTCATGAGGACAAAGCCATGTACCTCATCTGTGCATGCACCACCAGCATGCCGGAGATGTACGAGATCCACACACGCTCCAGAGAGGAATGCATGACATGGGCCACCATGATACGGGAAGCTGTGAACAG ATATCCAGAAGAGGAGCAGTACCGTGAACTGACTGCTCGACTGCAACAATTTCAAG ATGTTCTAAAGGTGAGAGATGAGCAGATAAGGCAATGTCTGACGGAGAAGCAGCAGATCTTTGCTGCTCTCTACGAGACCATGACGGAGCAGGAAACCCCCCACAAAGGGCTGCTGCTCCGAGGAGACACCACCgacctccagcagggggcgacactGCTCAAAGGGGCCATTGACGAGG TGGAAACCCTGCAGAACCTGCTCTTTTCAAGAATAAAAGACCCAAACCTTCTAATGGATGAGAGTCAGACGCAGGGGGGGCTGCTCAGAAGGGCCGAGACCATCGGAGGGGCTGATGGTAACGCTGCTGCAAGCGACATTAAAA atggagatggagatgagAGGCTGTGTGGCAGTGAGGGCAGTCTGGTGTACACCAGTCACACCTTTAATGACTCTCAGCTCCAAGAGAGTTACAGCGCCGACAGCCTGGAACAGTTT GCTGATGAGACAGACCTGCCAAACTTCAATTTAACCTCCACTCATTTACGTGAGGCAGAG GTGTGTGACAGGGTGATACTGCTCGCACAGAGGCTCTACAGCTTGGAA GCAATCATCACCCAACAGGACAGCCAGATCGAGCTGCAGCATGCTTTTCAGACCAAACGCAAGCAGCCAGCTCGTCATTACAGCAGTGTGCTGCTGGAGCAGGAGAAGCAGCGCAACTTGGAGAAGCAGAAGGAGGGACTGGCCAACCTGCACAAGCTGCAGGCCAAGCATCGAGAGGAGCAGCAGCGCtgggagaaggagagggagcgGCAGAGGATGCAGATCGAGGCCCTGGaggctcagctgcagcagagggaggaggactGCCGAGAGTGGGAGGAAAAGCTCAACGAAGAGAGGGATGAGCTGTCCAGGATGAAGGAAAACTATCAGCAGGACTTGGAGAGGCTGAGGGAGTCCACAAAATCAGTAGACAAGGACAAGGAGCGTCTCAATCTGGAGAAGGAGCGTCTAATGAGTCTgcaggagaaaataaagaagtaCATCCCAGGAAACTCAAACTATGATGATCCTTCACAT TATTCCAGTCGCTCCAGTTATCAGTCGTTCAGGGGAAGCCTCCTTAACGGAGTAAGTTCCTTAACTGCAAAGTCCAGCATCTTGCACCACAAGCCCACCTCTTCGGAAATTCCTCCGAAGGTTCCCCCGCGCAGAGAGAGCATCAGCCCCCTGCCGGCCAAACCCGAGCTACCAGTCCACCTGATCAGCACCACCAACCAGGTGAATAAACCTGCAGCCGTGCAGCAGCAGATCCCCACCAAGCTGGCAGCGGCATCCAAGGGGAAGGAGAAAGGCCACAAGAAGAAGGGGCACCACCAGAGAACACACAGTGCAG CCTCTATAGACGTGAACCAGGTGCTGCCCATCCGAGTTACCGGGAAGGAAGGAGGCAGTCTGAGATCCCAAAGGAAGGCCAGTCCTCAAAGAATCTACCAGCCAG